The following are encoded in a window of Acidobacteriota bacterium genomic DNA:
- a CDS encoding class I SAM-dependent methyltransferase has translation MTASVPGASLNVDERLAEGAPLQLALADRFCKDSCWWYHGPRQYLRALGVIAGVAKDREFLVDAIAASAAAARGERVLVSGAADAGTLSCVLAAFRAAGRSPHVTVADCCRTPLEACLAYACSAGAAVDVHHGDVRSLDRQGAFDLICTHSFIGQFEPEARAGLVRHWYDLLAPGGTVVTAGRLRPHLATTEVARQMDLADAPAISMRIRNIDESACVALGITRPIAQAWAEEWLRRKTVRPLRSTDELYALFDAAGFRQTTLTPFRGSAAGQPDRVGLVAIRG, from the coding sequence GTGACCGCCTCCGTGCCTGGCGCGTCGTTGAACGTCGACGAGCGGCTGGCCGAGGGCGCGCCGCTGCAGTTGGCGCTGGCCGATCGATTCTGCAAGGACTCGTGCTGGTGGTACCACGGGCCGCGGCAATACCTTCGCGCGCTCGGCGTCATCGCCGGCGTCGCGAAGGACCGCGAGTTCCTCGTCGACGCGATCGCCGCGTCGGCCGCAGCCGCCCGGGGCGAGCGGGTGCTCGTCTCTGGGGCCGCAGATGCCGGCACGTTGAGCTGCGTGCTGGCAGCCTTCCGCGCGGCCGGCCGCAGCCCGCACGTGACCGTCGCCGACTGCTGTCGGACGCCGCTCGAGGCGTGCCTGGCGTACGCCTGCAGCGCCGGCGCGGCCGTCGACGTCCACCACGGCGACGTGCGCTCGCTCGATCGCCAAGGCGCGTTCGATCTGATTTGCACCCACTCGTTCATCGGGCAGTTCGAGCCCGAGGCACGCGCCGGCCTCGTCCGGCACTGGTACGACCTGCTCGCGCCCGGCGGCACGGTCGTGACCGCCGGCCGGCTCCGCCCGCACCTCGCGACCACGGAGGTCGCCCGGCAGATGGATCTGGCCGACGCGCCGGCCATCTCGATGCGGATCCGCAACATCGACGAGTCGGCGTGCGTGGCGCTCGGCATCACGCGGCCGATCGCCCAGGCATGGGCGGAGGAATGGCTGCGCCGCAAGACTGTCCGGCCGCTCCGATCAACCGACGAGCTCTACGCGCTGTTCGACGCGGCCGGATTCCGGCAGACGACGCTGACGCCGTTCCGCGGAAGCGCGGCGGGTCAACCCGACCGGGTCGGGCTCGTCGCGATCCGCGGCTGA
- a CDS encoding tripartite tricarboxylate transporter TctB family protein, whose product MLLAVFAAMTWTAVGYPGAARTFPLLVGGMGVALCLAQLVRGLRAAPHRSRPATPLRPHLVMLGWLLGAIVLVSALGVLAGSLLFLFGFLRVRERESIAWAAASAFAVALLLHVVLERGLGLVLYEGMLR is encoded by the coding sequence GTGCTGCTGGCCGTCTTCGCCGCGATGACGTGGACGGCAGTGGGCTATCCCGGAGCGGCACGCACCTTCCCTCTCCTCGTCGGCGGCATGGGCGTGGCGCTGTGCCTCGCGCAGCTCGTCCGCGGACTCCGCGCCGCGCCGCACCGCAGCCGCCCGGCGACGCCGCTCCGGCCGCATCTGGTGATGCTCGGCTGGCTCCTCGGCGCGATCGTGCTCGTGAGCGCGCTCGGCGTGCTCGCCGGCTCGCTGTTGTTCCTCTTCGGCTTCCTTCGCGTTCGCGAGCGAGAGTCGATCGCGTGGGCGGCGGCATCGGCATTCGCCGTCGCGCTCCTGCTGCACGTCGTCCTCGAGCGTGGGCTCGGCCTGGTGCTCTACGAGGGAATGCTGAGGTGA
- a CDS encoding tripartite tricarboxylate transporter permease — protein MIASSPLDSLFALLSSPQLVALICAGVPFGLALGVIPGIGGRFGLIVAIPFVLHLDAVAGAVFLVAMHAVVHTGGSVPSILLGIGSGPDAATVVDGYPMARRGEAGRAIGASLAASALGGIVGAALLATSLPLVSWLMFSFGPPEIFLLALVGITFMTAVSGANLLKGMIVGSLGLMLSFIGRDPELGIPRFTFGQTFLWDGLGVIPAIAAMFAVPETIAIGASRAPIAARAATDAVIRSGEMLTGAMDVIRHRWLALRTSVLGALIGVVPGLGGEVAAWVCYGHAVQTARDPARFGQGAVEGVIAPDAANNSKEGGALLPTLFLGIPGSSGMSILLGALVALGVQPGPQVVLGHVNLAWTLVWTLVIANVLGAVMLAAVARWLTTVTRVPGGRLAPFVLVFTLLGCLVGTAGASSLFVLAVLSMLGVWLARAGWPRAPFAIGIVLGNVAERALHQSLSLWGARFLFRPGAIILLVLVLGSVAYHARGRLSKQ, from the coding sequence GTGATCGCGTCGTCGCCGCTCGACAGCCTCTTCGCCCTGCTCTCGTCACCGCAGCTCGTCGCGCTCATCTGCGCCGGCGTGCCGTTCGGCCTCGCGCTGGGCGTCATTCCAGGGATTGGCGGCCGGTTCGGGTTGATCGTGGCGATCCCGTTCGTGCTGCACCTCGATGCCGTGGCTGGCGCCGTCTTCCTCGTGGCCATGCACGCCGTCGTCCACACCGGCGGGTCGGTCCCGAGCATCCTGCTCGGCATCGGATCGGGACCCGATGCCGCCACCGTGGTCGATGGTTACCCGATGGCGCGCCGGGGCGAGGCGGGCCGAGCGATCGGCGCGAGCCTGGCGGCGTCGGCGCTCGGCGGGATCGTCGGCGCGGCGCTGCTCGCCACGTCGCTGCCGCTCGTGTCCTGGCTGATGTTCTCGTTCGGTCCGCCCGAGATCTTCCTGCTGGCGCTCGTCGGCATCACGTTCATGACGGCGGTGAGCGGGGCGAACCTGCTGAAGGGGATGATCGTGGGATCGCTCGGCCTCATGTTGTCGTTCATCGGCCGCGATCCCGAGCTGGGCATCCCGCGCTTCACCTTCGGCCAGACGTTCCTGTGGGATGGTCTCGGCGTCATCCCCGCGATCGCCGCGATGTTCGCCGTGCCGGAGACGATCGCGATCGGCGCCTCGCGCGCACCGATCGCCGCGCGCGCGGCCACGGACGCGGTCATCCGATCCGGCGAGATGCTGACGGGGGCGATGGACGTCATCCGCCATCGCTGGCTCGCCCTGCGCACGTCGGTGCTCGGCGCATTGATCGGCGTCGTGCCGGGCCTCGGCGGCGAGGTCGCGGCGTGGGTCTGCTACGGCCATGCCGTGCAGACCGCGCGCGACCCGGCGCGATTCGGGCAGGGCGCCGTCGAAGGCGTGATCGCCCCCGACGCCGCGAACAACTCGAAGGAAGGCGGCGCCTTGCTGCCGACGCTGTTCCTCGGCATTCCCGGCAGCTCGGGCATGTCGATCCTGCTCGGCGCGCTCGTGGCGCTCGGCGTGCAGCCGGGACCTCAAGTCGTGCTCGGACACGTCAACCTGGCCTGGACGCTCGTCTGGACGCTGGTGATCGCGAACGTGCTCGGCGCCGTGATGCTCGCGGCCGTGGCGCGCTGGCTGACGACCGTCACGCGGGTGCCGGGAGGGCGGCTCGCGCCGTTCGTGCTGGTCTTCACGCTGCTCGGCTGCCTGGTCGGCACCGCGGGCGCATCGTCGCTCTTCGTGCTCGCGGTGCTCTCGATGCTCGGCGTCTGGCTCGCGCGCGCGGGTTGGCCGCGCGCGCCGTTCGCCATCGGCATCGTGCTCGGCAACGTCGCCGAGCGGGCGCTTCACCAGTCGCTGTCGCTCTGGGGCGCGCGGTTCCTCTTCAGACCGGGTGCTATCATCCTGCTCGTGCTCGTGCTCGGCAGTGTCGCTTACCATGCCCGCGGTCGACTCTCGAAACAGTGA